A region of the Thermus aquaticus genome:
CTCGGGGTTGGGAGCCTCATGGGCCCACAGGAGGGCCTTCTGGGCCACCTCGGGCTCGTCCAAGGGAAGGGGGACCAGGCGGTAGGCCTCGGGGAGTTCCCCTAGGAGTCCCTTCTCCAGGAGTTCTTCCGTCAGAATCGCGTCCAGCTCTGCCAGCCTCTCCGCGGGGTTCACCAGGCCTCCTTTCCCTGGGCCTTGGCAGCCCGGTAGGCCTCAATGTACTCCTCTGCCCGCCTCGCCAGGTCGGTCTCCGCTACCCTAGCCGCCTTCCCTGGGTCCTGCGGCAGGTCCACGGGCTCGTGGGCGGCGATGCGGTTACGGTCCCGGTGGGGGGTTCCCCCTGAGGTGTCGTACCGGGCCACCCAAACCCAGCCCTCCTCCTCGGGGTCGTACCACTCCAGCTGCACCGCCCAGGACCGGGGCCGGCCCCGGTCCAGCTCCATGGTGAAGCGGAGGCGCCGGTCGGGACCGATGAGGACTTCCCGGCGGCGGACCATGGCCCCAGGCTACCCCGGCCGCATACCTTTCCACCCCCGGGAGGCCCCTCTCCCCTCGCCTCCCCTTGCGGGGTTTATGCGGGGATCCCCGGGGATCCACCGCAACTCCATGCGGGCCAGCCCCCGCTCCGGGCCCTTCCGGGGCCTTCCACTGCGCGAAGGTGAACTTTCGCGAAGGGGCGCGGGGCGGTGGTCTAGAATGGATCCATGACCAACCCCCTGTCCCAGGCCCTCGCCCTCTTGGAGGAGGGGAAGGACCGGGAGGCGG
Encoded here:
- a CDS encoding DUF5647 family protein, producing the protein MNPAERLAELDAILTEELLEKGLLGELPEAYRLVPLPLDEPEVAQKALLWAHEAPNPEGWPLVYALFLGGKPLRLLLPEREVPLGVSQAA
- a CDS encoding DUF7718 family protein, with amino-acid sequence MVRRREVLIGPDRRLRFTMELDRGRPRSWAVQLEWYDPEEEGWVWVARYDTSGGTPHRDRNRIAAHEPVDLPQDPGKAARVAETDLARRAEEYIEAYRAAKAQGKEAW